The genomic stretch ACCGAAAGATACCAATACAATCATCACAATTTTGCATTGCTTTTTATGTGGTGCTGCAAtttacagagttcatagtcatgtcactaacgctAAATACACACTAGATGTTGTAAATTTACATTAgattcgataaaaaaaaaaatcaaatctagCATTTAACCCATTACAAAATGCATAATTCCTATCTGACTTAACTGTCCTTTAGAGGAATAACCAATATCATCCCTGTCATAGTCATACCCCTGCCATggtattatgtacttatatataacactgacatcttctgcagcattttacacagtacattgtcatgtcactgactgtcctcagaggagctcacaatctaatccctgccttagtcatagtctaaagtcctTATCCTAGTATCATTACTTATTTATTTAGGTCATGctgaaatacaatacaatacaatacaataacatttctatagcgcttttctcccataggactcaaagcgcttaggctctctcagattcagtaattggtagtagaatgaagtattcacacaacaaaagttataattctgcaaatgccaaactgaacaggtgggttttcagtctggatttaaacacggccagggatggagctgtcctgatctgttgaggtaaggagttccaaaacgtaggggcagcatgacagaaggctctgggaccaaaagtttccaagtggactctgggtatgactagattattagatcctgtggatctgagaatgcaaaCCTTTACAAGTAAATTGGCAAACCTTTACaagtaaatagtcatgtcactaactgtcctcagaggagctcacagtagaATCCCTATCAtaatcagtctaatgtcctagcatattattattgtgGATTTATACAGTACTGACATCATcggcagaactttacagagtacataatcatgtcacagactgtgctcagagaagctcacaatctaatcctgccataatcatagtcttcttatgtgctaccatattattatgtatttatatagcactgacatctgtagcactttacagagcacatagtcatttcaccgactgtcccttagaggagctcacaatctaatcctaccaaagtcatagtgtactgtcctaccatattattattattatgtattcatatagcactggcatcttctgcagcactttacagagtgcatagtcatgtcactgactgtcctcagaggagcttacaatctaatcctaccatagtcatagtgtaatgtcctaccatattattattaagtatttatatagcactggcatcttttgcagcacattacagagtacataggcatgtcactgactgtccctcaaagTATTCGTTTGTTGGTTGTATCTGTATGTCATTGGAATTTGAATGTTGTTATGAATTGGGCACCGGCAATAGGCGGAGGTTGAATTACTACGGAGAACATAATTCAGGTGTCAGCAATAGTCGGTCCCCAAATTAGGTGACCGAGAGGAAAATTAGGCAATCCTCTGCCTTCACCGCCGGGTCCGCCATCACTGCGATAACCCGGTCCACGTGGCACCaggtgcatgtgtgacatcatatTGGTAGTGCCATGTGGTACAGACTATCGCGGCAACAGCGGACATGGTGGTGATGGCGGGGGAGGCCAGGAATCGTGGCGGCTGACAGGTGAGATGTAGGAGAAATCCTAATAAGACAGTTCCACACAGGGGTCCACCCATCAAAACCCTTCTGGAGCTGCCCCTGTGCTGTTGGCTGTACAGCAATAACATGGTCAGTCCGTAATGGCGGCCCTCAGACTCGGAGTACTTCCTGGGGACTCTGCGGTGAGATCCTTCCTAGGGGACATCCCATCCACCCTGAGGTTTATGGTGCTCTAGTGATGTCCAGTTGTAGGCAATCCCCACCCCACCCGTGTCAGTAAGCCTGCTCTCGTTTCTCCGCCCTCCCATTGCAGAGTGTATTTGTGATATGATTTTTCATGGCATGTGTGGTGCAAAAATTGAGACTATTGGTAACATAATATACCACTGATAGTCTAGTTTGGTTAGCAAGGCTTTTTTTTATTGATCTTTCCTGATTGTAGCCTTCTAACCTCCCCCAACTctatcccctaacactaaccttcatacCGATATGCCTAAAGGTGCCCGCTAATGatagaatccttttttttttttcgtccaaccttaccatttctatgtattaTGAGTATCCATTCGAAGTATATTCACTCTGCTTACCCCTCCACTACGTAGATTTGataagattggataaaaaaagATTATATCATTAATGGTCACCATTACAGTAACCTTCCTACACATACGCCTAACTCTAACCGATATGCCTAGGGGATGGGTCATACTCGGATTGCAAAATGCAAGTGCGAAAAATTAAATTCCCGAAGATTTGCACCGCAAAATCACAATTGTTAGGCAATTGCGTTTTTGTGATCCGAGTGTAAACCAACCCTGAGGCGTTCCACCTCAAACATCTCGGTGATCTTTTGTGATCGATCTTTGCAGGTCCCGGTGTCCTTTAGCGAGGTGGCGGTGTGCTTCACGGAGGAGGAATGGCGCcacctacagacctggcagaGGGAGCTCTACAAGGAGGTGATGCAGGAGACTCTGGACTCACTGCTGCTATTAGGTGAGGGACACGTTGCAAAAGTCAGATAGGACACTTTCATTTATATCTAAAGCACCTCtggtaaaataaaaatgtaagagGTATGCTAATGCTATAAAGTTATATTGCCCCGGCATATAGTGCTattagtaaaggggcccatacaatgGTAGATGATTGATCgattcgatcgatcagaaatcgattggtcaatcgatcgatttgcagctgatttcgatcaatttgatctatctgacaggatggaaaatctaggtcgatctgctgctggcagcagatcgatggcccatagagttgcattggatctaatggtccaataatgcatttggtttttcaatagatttccaatagatttcattctgaaatctattggaaatctgttcctagtgtgtggcacacatcagatagattcctgtcagattcaacttgacaggcatctgacagaaatctatctgatcgtcgaatctgctgtaaatctataagtgtatggccaccttaaaggataccacaactgacatgtgacatgatgagatagacatgggtattacagtgcctagcacacaaataactatgctgtgctcttttttttctttctctgcctgaaagaggtaaatatcaggtatgtaagtggctgattcagttctgactcagacaggaagtgactacagtgtgaccctcactgataagaatttcccccttttttatctctttcttgctctcagaagccattttcttctaggaaagtgttttatagttggaatttcttatcagtgaaggtcacactgtagtcacttcctgtctgagtcaggactgagtcagccacttacatacctgatatttacctctttcaggcagagaaagaaaaaaaggaacacagcatagttatttgtgtgctaggcactgtacatacccatgtctatctcattatgccacatgtcagttgtggtatcctttaagactcaCCGTCGCCCCAGTTCAGCCAAGTTCTTGACACGTAGACCTGCTCCTTATCAGATATAGAAACCGCCAAGAGGGCTCTGCGGCAGAACTCGGCTGATGCAGGGCTCCAGtgagtcttaagctggccatacactggcccgatttgccgccgtttcaacagcagattcgatcactgggatcgaatcagctgccaatcgttcacgctacacgccgaatttcgatccatttcatcCGATCCcgccgatcgctccgtgcggaaaattaccgtcgatcgcccacgggtagggagcgcgtcgctagcggcgttcgagtgcccgacgaccgacgcaatagagaggcaatacattacatgctccgccggcgcgactgcccccggtcaccgctgcttcttctccgctctggtctccggcatgcttcagttcctcctgcccggcaggaagtttaaacagtagggggcgctctactgtttaaacttcctgccgggcaggaagaagtaaagcatgctggacctggagaccagagcggagaagacagtggagacctggggactggagtcgcgccggcggagcaggtaatgtatgcgggcggggggagcggcggcagcaccaccaccacaacagattgtgaacggtttcaggctgaaatcggttcacaatctgtttgcagtaaaggcagccatacaatccctctctgatcagattcgatcagagagggatctatctgttggtcgaatctgatggcaaatcgaccagtgtatggctacctttattaaTAGCCCCAACTGCCGGGTCAATATACAATTTTAGCATTAGCGTACCCTTGACTTAATTTTAGGTGCGCTTTAATATTTGTCTAAAAACACAATATTTATTTTACTAATAGCCTGTTCAATAAGAAAAAATATGTTTACAGAATGATTTAGTTTACTTAGCTGCAGATAGAGTGGGGAAAGATTGGAATTTTGGTCATGTTTTTAGCGCAtggtcaatttttatttttttgcaagagACCAAATCAAATATACCAAATATAATGATTCTGCTGCTACTTCAACGATGTTACTGTTTTTATCTTTTGTGAGTGTATAATTATGCACTGTCCCCAATGTTGGTGCTTATAGTACCAGCTTATGTTTAAATTTGACAATTTCAATAAAAGTTTTTGAAACtaaaaccttttattttttttttgtatttttttttttttgtattttatatttttcagaaGAGCTTTCTGGGCCTCCTTTGAAAACAGAAGACTATATTTCTGGAAGCACAGAAGGTTCAGTATGGAAGTTGGAAGACTTGACCCAGTGGGACACAGTAGATACAAAGACTTGGTGTGAGAGGTACAAGAGTCTCCTAGGTGTGCTGGACACAATCTACCACCAATGTTCAGGCTGCCAGCAGGTCCTGAGTAGCTGGTGTCTTCTGGTGGAGCACAAACTAAGACACCAGAGATGTAGATCGGATGAAAACCACCCAACAGTCATTCCAACCATCCCACCTACCAGACACAAGCATAGGAGCTTCAATAATTTCCATAACAGCATGGTGTGGGCTTCACCCGACCCGCTGCAGGGACCTTGGTCAAGACAAATTCTTCCTCATAATGAGGATCTGCAGACAGATATGGAGAAAGTAAAAACTGGAACATACAACACAGCTCCAGTGAAAGTGGAGAATTTTGAAACTACACATAATAGTGGTCAAGTGAGCAAAGTGGTGGAAAACGGAAAGAGGACTTTAAAATGTTTTCGCTGCCCAAATACCTTCACAGACTTTAATCTTTTCATGGAGCACAAAAAGTTGCACAAAGAAAACAAGAGTTTTACCTGCTCTGACTGTGGGAAGAGTTTTGTCAGAAGGTCAGTCCTGAAGCTCCACTGCagaactcacactggagagaGACCTTTTGCCTGTTCTGAGTGTGACAAACGTTTCAGCCAGAGATTCAATCTGGTGATCCATCAACGCATTCACTCGGGAGAGAAGCCATATAAATGTCCTTCTTGTGATAAAAGTTTCCGTTATAAGCCAGCTCTTATGAGACACGAAGGCAAATGTGTGAAGACTGGTCAGAAACTACGTCCTGGGGGAAACTCACAGATGCCTTATCAAACTGTTGTCCAGAATAAGGCTCAGAGCTTGTCCGGTACACAGAAAGCATCTTCATTCCCACCTTCATCAAGTATCAAAATTCCTGCACCACCATGCTCGTCCACCAGTAATTCTCCTTGTATGAAGACTTCCTCACTGCCAACGTCCTCTGGCTTTAATTCAGAATGCTCTAAGCCACCAATTTCCTCACCCACCACCAACCATCGTCCTATGGTTTCTGCACGTCATTCACCCTGCAGGCCTCTCTCTGGATCTAAATGTCTACCATTGCTAACAAATTCCATCTGTGAAAAATCTCATTCCAATAGTAAGGCTTTGTCTGTAACAACCCCTTCTGTGCATTATCAGTCTAGTAGTAAACCTCCATCTTCATCCACTTCTTTTAAATGTGATATTATGCCACCTTCATTTCCACCATCTTCTGCACACAATCCCTCTGCTAAAAAATCACTTTCAATCTCACCTCCTTCCATCTGTCAAGAGTTGAGTCGTTCTTCAGACTCCATTGTCTGTCACCAGTCCCGTATGACGTCCAGCCTAGCTTCCACCTTTCCACCACAGCAGATGGGTGGTCAAACAGTTGTTTCATCAGCCTTGAGTTTAGCAAGTGGAAATCCTCAGTTGGTTTTGCCTCATTCAGTTAACCCACCGTTTGTGAAATCTTCTTCAGCTTCATTGTCTAACATGAGTCTGGCAGTAGGTTGCCAAACCTCAACCATGATGTCTTCTTCTACCCATCAAGGTATAAAGGCTCCCACTGCTTCAATAACACCCAACTATCATCCATTAAATACAAAATATAATCTACTGACAACTCCTAATTCTGTTCTCAGAAAAACAAAACCTGTTGGTACCTCTCCATCTGCCACCCGGTTTCCACTGACTATTAACCCCTCCTTATCCCCACGTTTGGCTCTCCAATCTACTGCTACAGCCCCTTCAATATTCACACCCTCTCATCATCCATCATCATGTCAGAAAAATCCTTCATCTACACTCACCCCCATCTGCTATCCACTTTATactaaatattcctcttctgagcGTCCTGGACTTCATGTTAAACGGTCACCATCTCTTAACTCAATCAGTTATCCTTCTCATACTAACCTCACTTTAACATCAGTCTTAAGTAGGAAATCTGCAACAGGCCTTCCACTACATCCCAACCTCCATCAACCTTCAGGCAAAAATCCCCATTGCCCTTTGCCACCATCAACAGAACACTCATTTCTGCCCTCTTCAGTAATTCCCAAACCTGAAGCTACATCACCATTGGTCTTGCCATCACCACACTCTAGTCTGCATGGTAATAAACCTTCTGGCTCACCATCCTTTATTGCTCAAAGGTCTATGCCTCACCTTCCAGTCCCACTATGCGAAAATTCAGTCTCGCCTCCAACACTAAAATCTTCAGCACTGAACAGAAGAGTGATAGAGAACTCGTCTAAAAGAACAGACATTCAGGCAGCTGATCAAGCAACACCACCAGGTGAAGAACTGTTCAAATGCAGCCAGTGTAAGAGGTCTTTCTCAAACCTGATCCAGCTGATGGATCATCAGAAGACCCACTCAGGAAATATGAACATATGTTTAGAATGTAATAAGAGCTTTCATAGGAGGTCCACGCTCCTCCTCCACAAAAGAACCCACACAGGTGAAAAGCCGTACACTTGCAATGAATGCAGCAAGAGTTTTAGCCAACGATTTAACCTTGTGGTCCACCAGCG from Hyperolius riggenbachi isolate aHypRig1 chromosome 5, aHypRig1.pri, whole genome shotgun sequence encodes the following:
- the ZNF467 gene encoding zinc finger protein 467 isoform X1; this encodes MSCIGVPVSFSEVAVCFTEEEWRHLQTWQRELYKEVMQETLDSLLLLEELSGPPLKTEDYISGSTEGSVWKLEDLTQWDTVDTKTWCERYKSLLGVLDTIYHQCSGCQQVLSSWCLLVEHKLRHQRCRSDENHPTVIPTIPPTRHKHRSFNNFHNSMVWASPDPLQGPWSRQILPHNEDLQTDMEKVKTGTYNTAPVKVENFETTHNSGQVSKVVENGKRTLKCFRCPNTFTDFNLFMEHKKLHKENKSFTCSDCGKSFVRRSVLKLHCRTHTGERPFACSECDKRFSQRFNLVIHQRIHSGEKPYKCPSCDKSFRYKPALMRHEGKCVKTGQKLRPGGNSQMPYQTVVQNKAQSLSGTQKASSFPPSSSIKIPAPPCSSTSNSPCMKTSSLPTSSGFNSECSKPPISSPTTNHRPMVSARHSPCRPLSGSKCLPLLTNSICEKSHSNSKALSVTTPSVHYQSSSKPPSSSTSFKCDIMPPSFPPSSAHNPSAKKSLSISPPSICQELSRSSDSIVCHQSRMTSSLASTFPPQQMGGQTVVSSALSLASGNPQLVLPHSVNPPFVKSSSASLSNMSLAVGCQTSTMMSSSTHQGIKAPTASITPNYHPLNTKYNLLTTPNSVLRKTKPVGTSPSATRFPLTINPSLSPRLALQSTATAPSIFTPSHHPSSCQKNPSSTLTPICYPLYTKYSSSERPGLHVKRSPSLNSISYPSHTNLTLTSVLSRKSATGLPLHPNLHQPSGKNPHCPLPPSTEHSFLPSSVIPKPEATSPLVLPSPHSSLHGNKPSGSPSFIAQRSMPHLPVPLCENSVSPPTLKSSALNRRVIENSSKRTDIQAADQATPPGEELFKCSQCKRSFSNLIQLMDHQKTHSGNMNICLECNKSFHRRSTLLLHKRTHTGEKPYTCNECSKSFSQRFNLVVHQRIHSGERPFTCSLCNKAFRYRTALLRHQRHALCVKRQSAGNCSTVKPTVPPSMNKAKRYVTSPGSSVSSASPIASSCSGLSKAEGTREPAGASEDVLAKSPLLPSTSKSCPLTGGDITAMTLAHTSPNKVPMITQLLVNKKDNMVCSVPAARIVSSSTSQTPCSLHQDLLHPVSNTPSSLSAVALKTDQGPNFKPFAKPKISKTDPKRSGYNSRNNIPTTERSHSERTLFKCDRCKRCFYKADKFVEHQLLHSTARHTCMVCGKAFSKTSQLILHLRIHTGEKPYCCSKCGKLFSQKFNLVVHQRIHTGERPFQCAACNKEFRYRTGLIKHQKYRLCSQQTLVS
- the ZNF467 gene encoding zinc finger protein 467 isoform X4 gives rise to the protein MQETLDSLLLLEELSGPPLKTEDYISGSTEGSVWKLEDLTQWDTVDTKTWCERYKSLLGVLDTIYHQCSGCQQVLSSWCLLVEHKLRHQRCRSDENHPTVIPTIPPTRHKHRSFNNFHNSMVWASPDPLQGPWSRQILPHNEDLQTDMEKVKTGTYNTAPVKVENFETTHNSGQVSKVVENGKRTLKCFRCPNTFTDFNLFMEHKKLHKENKSFTCSDCGKSFVRRSVLKLHCRTHTGERPFACSECDKRFSQRFNLVIHQRIHSGEKPYKCPSCDKSFRYKPALMRHEGKCVKTGQKLRPGGNSQMPYQTVVQNKAQSLSGTQKASSFPPSSSIKIPAPPCSSTSNSPCMKTSSLPTSSGFNSECSKPPISSPTTNHRPMVSARHSPCRPLSGSKCLPLLTNSICEKSHSNSKALSVTTPSVHYQSSSKPPSSSTSFKCDIMPPSFPPSSAHNPSAKKSLSISPPSICQELSRSSDSIVCHQSRMTSSLASTFPPQQMGGQTVVSSALSLASGNPQLVLPHSVNPPFVKSSSASLSNMSLAVGCQTSTMMSSSTHQGIKAPTASITPNYHPLNTKYNLLTTPNSVLRKTKPVGTSPSATRFPLTINPSLSPRLALQSTATAPSIFTPSHHPSSCQKNPSSTLTPICYPLYTKYSSSERPGLHVKRSPSLNSISYPSHTNLTLTSVLSRKSATGLPLHPNLHQPSGKNPHCPLPPSTEHSFLPSSVIPKPEATSPLVLPSPHSSLHGNKPSGSPSFIAQRSMPHLPVPLCENSVSPPTLKSSALNRRVIENSSKRTDIQAADQATPPGEELFKCSQCKRSFSNLIQLMDHQKTHSGNMNICLECNKSFHRRSTLLLHKRTHTGEKPYTCNECSKSFSQRFNLVVHQRIHSGERPFTCSLCNKAFRYRTALLRHQRHALCVKRQSAGNCSTVKPTVPPSMNKAKRYVTSPGSSVSSASPIASSCSGLSKAEGTREPAGASEDVLAKSPLLPSTSKSCPLTGGDITAMTLAHTSPNKVPMITQLLVNKKDNMVCSVPAARIVSSSTSQTPCSLHQDLLHPVSNTPSSLSAVALKTDQGPNFKPFAKPKISKTDPKRSGYNSRNNIPTTERSHSERTLFKCDRCKRCFYKADKFVEHQLLHSTARHTCMVCGKAFSKTSQLILHLRIHTGEKPYCCSKCGKLFSQKFNLVVHQRIHTGERPFQCAACNKEFRYRTGLIKHQKYRLCSQQTLVS
- the ZNF467 gene encoding zinc finger protein 467 isoform X3, with amino-acid sequence MVPVSFSEVAVCFTEEEWRHLQTWQRELYKEVMQETLDSLLLLEELSGPPLKTEDYISGSTEGSVWKLEDLTQWDTVDTKTWCERYKSLLGVLDTIYHQCSGCQQVLSSWCLLVEHKLRHQRCRSDENHPTVIPTIPPTRHKHRSFNNFHNSMVWASPDPLQGPWSRQILPHNEDLQTDMEKVKTGTYNTAPVKVENFETTHNSGQVSKVVENGKRTLKCFRCPNTFTDFNLFMEHKKLHKENKSFTCSDCGKSFVRRSVLKLHCRTHTGERPFACSECDKRFSQRFNLVIHQRIHSGEKPYKCPSCDKSFRYKPALMRHEGKCVKTGQKLRPGGNSQMPYQTVVQNKAQSLSGTQKASSFPPSSSIKIPAPPCSSTSNSPCMKTSSLPTSSGFNSECSKPPISSPTTNHRPMVSARHSPCRPLSGSKCLPLLTNSICEKSHSNSKALSVTTPSVHYQSSSKPPSSSTSFKCDIMPPSFPPSSAHNPSAKKSLSISPPSICQELSRSSDSIVCHQSRMTSSLASTFPPQQMGGQTVVSSALSLASGNPQLVLPHSVNPPFVKSSSASLSNMSLAVGCQTSTMMSSSTHQGIKAPTASITPNYHPLNTKYNLLTTPNSVLRKTKPVGTSPSATRFPLTINPSLSPRLALQSTATAPSIFTPSHHPSSCQKNPSSTLTPICYPLYTKYSSSERPGLHVKRSPSLNSISYPSHTNLTLTSVLSRKSATGLPLHPNLHQPSGKNPHCPLPPSTEHSFLPSSVIPKPEATSPLVLPSPHSSLHGNKPSGSPSFIAQRSMPHLPVPLCENSVSPPTLKSSALNRRVIENSSKRTDIQAADQATPPGEELFKCSQCKRSFSNLIQLMDHQKTHSGNMNICLECNKSFHRRSTLLLHKRTHTGEKPYTCNECSKSFSQRFNLVVHQRIHSGERPFTCSLCNKAFRYRTALLRHQRHALCVKRQSAGNCSTVKPTVPPSMNKAKRYVTSPGSSVSSASPIASSCSGLSKAEGTREPAGASEDVLAKSPLLPSTSKSCPLTGGDITAMTLAHTSPNKVPMITQLLVNKKDNMVCSVPAARIVSSSTSQTPCSLHQDLLHPVSNTPSSLSAVALKTDQGPNFKPFAKPKISKTDPKRSGYNSRNNIPTTERSHSERTLFKCDRCKRCFYKADKFVEHQLLHSTARHTCMVCGKAFSKTSQLILHLRIHTGEKPYCCSKCGKLFSQKFNLVVHQRIHTGERPFQCAACNKEFRYRTGLIKHQKYRLCSQQTLVS
- the ZNF467 gene encoding zinc finger protein 467 isoform X2, producing MEVPVSFSEVAVCFTEEEWRHLQTWQRELYKEVMQETLDSLLLLEELSGPPLKTEDYISGSTEGSVWKLEDLTQWDTVDTKTWCERYKSLLGVLDTIYHQCSGCQQVLSSWCLLVEHKLRHQRCRSDENHPTVIPTIPPTRHKHRSFNNFHNSMVWASPDPLQGPWSRQILPHNEDLQTDMEKVKTGTYNTAPVKVENFETTHNSGQVSKVVENGKRTLKCFRCPNTFTDFNLFMEHKKLHKENKSFTCSDCGKSFVRRSVLKLHCRTHTGERPFACSECDKRFSQRFNLVIHQRIHSGEKPYKCPSCDKSFRYKPALMRHEGKCVKTGQKLRPGGNSQMPYQTVVQNKAQSLSGTQKASSFPPSSSIKIPAPPCSSTSNSPCMKTSSLPTSSGFNSECSKPPISSPTTNHRPMVSARHSPCRPLSGSKCLPLLTNSICEKSHSNSKALSVTTPSVHYQSSSKPPSSSTSFKCDIMPPSFPPSSAHNPSAKKSLSISPPSICQELSRSSDSIVCHQSRMTSSLASTFPPQQMGGQTVVSSALSLASGNPQLVLPHSVNPPFVKSSSASLSNMSLAVGCQTSTMMSSSTHQGIKAPTASITPNYHPLNTKYNLLTTPNSVLRKTKPVGTSPSATRFPLTINPSLSPRLALQSTATAPSIFTPSHHPSSCQKNPSSTLTPICYPLYTKYSSSERPGLHVKRSPSLNSISYPSHTNLTLTSVLSRKSATGLPLHPNLHQPSGKNPHCPLPPSTEHSFLPSSVIPKPEATSPLVLPSPHSSLHGNKPSGSPSFIAQRSMPHLPVPLCENSVSPPTLKSSALNRRVIENSSKRTDIQAADQATPPGEELFKCSQCKRSFSNLIQLMDHQKTHSGNMNICLECNKSFHRRSTLLLHKRTHTGEKPYTCNECSKSFSQRFNLVVHQRIHSGERPFTCSLCNKAFRYRTALLRHQRHALCVKRQSAGNCSTVKPTVPPSMNKAKRYVTSPGSSVSSASPIASSCSGLSKAEGTREPAGASEDVLAKSPLLPSTSKSCPLTGGDITAMTLAHTSPNKVPMITQLLVNKKDNMVCSVPAARIVSSSTSQTPCSLHQDLLHPVSNTPSSLSAVALKTDQGPNFKPFAKPKISKTDPKRSGYNSRNNIPTTERSHSERTLFKCDRCKRCFYKADKFVEHQLLHSTARHTCMVCGKAFSKTSQLILHLRIHTGEKPYCCSKCGKLFSQKFNLVVHQRIHTGERPFQCAACNKEFRYRTGLIKHQKYRLCSQQTLVS